A window of the Streptomyces formicae genome harbors these coding sequences:
- a CDS encoding sodium:solute symporter, which produces MAVDYAVIVVYLAGMLAMGWWGMRRAKSKSEFLVAGRRLGPWMYSGTMAAIVLGGASTIGGVGLGYKYGLSGAWMVFAIGLGLLALSVFFSARIARLKVYTVSEMLDLRYGGRAGLITGIVMWAYTLMLAVTSTIAYATIFDVLFDMNRTLAIILGGSIVVAYSTLGGMWSITLTDMVQFVVKTIGVLLLLLPIAVVKAGGFAEMKAQLPTDYFAPLGIGGETIFTYVLIYTFGMLIGQDIWQRVFTARNDKVARYGGTVAGTYCLVYALAGAVIGTAAKVLYPNLANADDAFATIVKDELPMGVRGLVLAAALAAVMSTSSGALIACATVANNDIWQRLRGAVTRHRADGEPHDEVKGNRMFILAMGVAVIVIAIALNNVIEALTVAYNLLVGGLLVPILGGLLWKRGTVHGALSSVVVGGLAVIGLMWHYGILANQPVYYGLLASLATYVVVSLATPPTDAAVLAHWRERLAGRGGPEDTAEAAAETAVPATH; this is translated from the coding sequence ATGGCCGTCGACTACGCAGTGATCGTCGTCTATCTGGCCGGCATGCTGGCCATGGGCTGGTGGGGCATGCGCCGCGCCAAGTCCAAGAGCGAGTTCCTGGTGGCGGGCCGCAGGCTCGGCCCCTGGATGTACTCCGGCACGATGGCTGCCATCGTCCTCGGCGGCGCCTCCACCATCGGCGGCGTCGGTCTCGGTTACAAGTACGGGCTCTCGGGCGCCTGGATGGTCTTCGCCATCGGTCTCGGCCTCCTCGCCCTCTCGGTCTTCTTCTCCGCGCGCATCGCCCGGCTGAAGGTCTACACCGTCTCCGAGATGCTCGACCTGCGCTACGGCGGCCGCGCCGGGCTCATCACCGGCATCGTCATGTGGGCGTACACGCTGATGCTGGCGGTCACCTCGACCATCGCCTACGCCACGATCTTCGACGTCCTCTTCGACATGAACCGGACGCTCGCGATCATCCTCGGCGGCTCGATCGTCGTCGCCTACTCCACGCTCGGCGGCATGTGGTCGATCACGCTCACCGACATGGTGCAGTTCGTCGTCAAGACGATCGGTGTGCTGCTCCTGCTGCTGCCCATCGCGGTGGTCAAGGCCGGCGGCTTCGCGGAGATGAAGGCCCAGCTGCCCACGGACTACTTCGCGCCGCTCGGCATCGGCGGCGAGACGATCTTCACGTATGTGCTGATCTACACGTTCGGCATGCTGATCGGCCAGGACATCTGGCAGCGCGTCTTCACCGCCCGCAACGACAAGGTCGCCCGCTACGGCGGCACCGTCGCCGGCACGTACTGCCTCGTCTACGCCCTCGCAGGCGCCGTCATCGGCACCGCCGCCAAGGTGCTCTACCCGAACCTCGCCAATGCCGACGACGCCTTCGCCACCATCGTCAAGGACGAGCTCCCCATGGGTGTGCGGGGCCTCGTGCTGGCCGCCGCGCTCGCCGCGGTGATGTCCACCTCGTCCGGCGCGCTGATCGCCTGCGCCACCGTCGCCAACAACGACATCTGGCAGCGGCTGCGCGGCGCCGTCACCCGGCACCGCGCCGACGGCGAGCCGCACGACGAGGTCAAGGGCAACCGGATGTTCATCCTGGCGATGGGCGTCGCGGTGATCGTCATCGCCATCGCGCTGAACAACGTGATCGAGGCGCTGACGGTCGCGTACAACCTGCTCGTCGGCGGGCTCCTGGTCCCGATCCTCGGTGGTCTGCTGTGGAAGCGCGGCACCGTCCACGGCGCGCTCTCCTCCGTCGTCGTCGGCGGCCTCGCGGTCATCGGCCTGATGTGGCACTACGGCATCCTCGCCAACCAGCCCGTCTACTACGGCCTGCTCGCCTCGCTCGCCACGTACGTCGTCGTCTCGCTGGCGACGCCGCCGACCGACGCGGCGGTCCTGGCCCACTGGCGCGAGCGCCTCGCGGGCCGGGGCGGCCCCGAGGACACCGCAGAGGCGGCCGCGGAGACGGCCGTCCCGGCGACCCACTGA
- a CDS encoding PucR family transcriptional regulator translates to MPDPAPYPAAPPAPPIPLAALLAREDLGLRLVAGPEDAEIQWVHTSEMADPYPYLLGGELLLTAGVLLKDPETYAARVVEAGGAAIGFGVAPVHDTVPPALVEACERHGLPLVEVPPQTPFTAIARAVWRLMAQVRHQELRRVSEAQQGLATAAARPDPVPAVLQQLASRLGGWAVLLAPDGSVLQSSGRPPSREAREALGRLARVVSPAADDETGSGSGTGPGSGTGPGDSGAGTGGPGDGATRRAPASATDSVAGTHLAAYALGGGEALVLGIATEGREPGGHTVAGMAVVLLSLLTAPHQGTDATGRSAALVRLLLGAEPADVAPALGPGPWVVVHATRPGEPPDRIAASSLGAALGSALVDANGTTVRILLTGDRRIEPQPGWTLGVSAAADPAELSAADTAAARALRRAEATREPLARQRDAGLAELVAPGDAAVHARGLLAPIAGTPALTETLRVWLSLHGSWDRTAVALGVHRNTVRQRIARCATLLGADLDDADVRMELWFALRYV, encoded by the coding sequence ATGCCGGATCCTGCGCCATACCCAGCGGCCCCACCGGCCCCACCGATCCCGCTGGCCGCACTGCTGGCCCGTGAGGACCTGGGGCTGCGGCTCGTCGCGGGCCCCGAGGACGCCGAGATCCAGTGGGTGCACACCTCGGAGATGGCCGATCCGTACCCCTATCTGCTCGGCGGCGAGCTGCTGCTCACGGCAGGCGTGCTGCTGAAGGACCCGGAGACGTACGCCGCCCGGGTCGTCGAGGCGGGCGGCGCGGCGATCGGCTTCGGGGTCGCTCCCGTGCACGACACCGTCCCGCCGGCGCTCGTCGAGGCGTGCGAACGGCACGGGCTGCCGCTGGTCGAGGTGCCGCCGCAGACCCCGTTCACGGCGATCGCCCGCGCGGTCTGGCGGCTCATGGCCCAGGTCCGCCACCAGGAGCTCCGCCGCGTCAGCGAGGCCCAGCAGGGCCTGGCCACCGCCGCCGCCCGGCCCGACCCGGTTCCCGCCGTGCTCCAGCAGTTGGCGTCCCGCCTCGGCGGCTGGGCGGTGCTGCTCGCGCCGGACGGCTCCGTCCTCCAGTCGTCGGGGCGTCCGCCGTCGCGCGAGGCACGGGAGGCGCTGGGGCGGCTGGCGCGGGTGGTGAGCCCGGCGGCGGACGACGAGACCGGGTCCGGTTCGGGAACGGGGCCGGGATCGGGAACGGGGCCCGGGGACAGCGGCGCCGGGACCGGCGGGCCGGGCGACGGCGCCACACGCCGTGCTCCCGCGTCCGCGACCGACTCCGTCGCGGGCACGCACCTCGCCGCGTACGCCCTCGGCGGCGGCGAGGCGCTCGTCCTCGGGATCGCGACCGAGGGGCGCGAGCCCGGCGGCCACACCGTCGCCGGCATGGCCGTCGTCCTGCTGTCGCTGCTCACGGCCCCGCACCAGGGCACCGACGCCACCGGCCGGTCCGCGGCCCTCGTACGGCTGCTGCTGGGCGCCGAACCCGCCGACGTGGCGCCCGCGCTCGGGCCGGGACCCTGGGTCGTGGTCCATGCCACGCGGCCGGGCGAGCCGCCCGACCGGATCGCGGCGTCGTCGCTCGGCGCGGCGCTGGGCAGCGCGCTGGTGGACGCGAACGGCACGACCGTACGGATCCTGCTGACCGGGGACCGGCGGATCGAGCCGCAGCCGGGCTGGACGCTCGGGGTCAGCGCGGCCGCCGACCCCGCCGAGCTGTCCGCCGCCGACACGGCGGCGGCGCGCGCGCTGCGCCGGGCCGAGGCGACCCGCGAGCCGCTGGCCCGCCAGCGCGACGCGGGCCTCGCGGAGCTGGTCGCCCCGGGCGACGCAGCCGTCCACGCCCGGGGCCTCCTCGCGCCGATCGCGGGCACCCCCGCGCTCACCGAGACCCTGCGCGTCTGGCTCTCGCTGCACGGCAGCTGGGACCGCACAGCGGTCGCCCTCGGCGTCCACCGCAACACCGTGCGCCAGCGCATCGCCCGCTGCGCGACGCTGCTCGGGGCGGACCTGGACGACGCGGACGTGCGGATGGAGCTGTGGTTCGCGCTGCGCTACGTGTGA
- a CDS encoding M48 family metallopeptidase translates to MTASTVEPAEPIALVEGDRLAVDGLELDVRVSARRKRFALTVEMDAAVTLHAPQGRPAADALAFVRAHRAWVVAKTAQRERTRPLNPPKRLVEGEVFRYLGRTYRLAIDAERPEGAGVRLVAGRLLLNQEQAESPVRGRSALVDWYCRAGREWARGRLQPWAARMGVAEPALDVSDLGGRWGSYRPCDGGVGAGRMSLGWPLFQLPMHLVDYVVAHELAHVRVSGHGEDFWRLLGHALPEYEERRTELDELGRRMWMGEIV, encoded by the coding sequence GTGACCGCCTCCACTGTCGAACCAGCCGAGCCGATCGCCCTTGTCGAGGGTGATCGGCTCGCTGTCGACGGGTTGGAACTCGACGTGCGCGTCAGTGCTCGGCGCAAGCGGTTCGCCCTCACGGTGGAGATGGATGCTGCGGTCACCCTGCACGCGCCCCAGGGACGTCCGGCGGCTGACGCCCTCGCGTTCGTCCGGGCTCACCGGGCATGGGTGGTGGCCAAGACGGCGCAAAGGGAGCGAACCAGACCGCTGAACCCGCCCAAGCGTCTCGTCGAGGGCGAGGTGTTCCGGTATCTGGGGCGGACGTACCGGCTGGCCATCGACGCCGAGCGCCCCGAAGGCGCCGGGGTCCGGCTCGTCGCCGGGCGCCTGCTCCTCAATCAAGAACAGGCTGAAAGTCCGGTCCGGGGCCGGTCTGCGCTCGTCGACTGGTACTGCCGCGCTGGCCGCGAGTGGGCCAGGGGCAGGCTCCAACCGTGGGCAGCGCGTATGGGAGTCGCGGAGCCGGCGTTGGACGTGTCGGATCTTGGCGGCCGCTGGGGCAGCTACCGTCCGTGCGACGGCGGAGTCGGAGCCGGGCGGATGAGTCTGGGCTGGCCGCTGTTCCAACTGCCCATGCATCTCGTGGACTATGTCGTCGCTCACGAGCTCGCGCATGTCCGTGTCTCCGGGCATGGGGAGGATTTCTGGCGGTTGCTGGGGCACGCCCTGCCTGAGTACGAAGAGCGGCGAACCGAGTTGGATGAGCTCGGGCGACGCATGTGGATGGGCGAGATCGTGTAG
- a CDS encoding type I restriction endonuclease subunit R has translation MAAMQVERDEVERPTVAQLRAMGWTHVPGKDVGILEADAPFLVDTLTKALRRINLRAADGKPWMDETDVKRSLTELASVSLGAGTDKANFAATDLLLSGLLLTGPSAAHGGPSATVQYIEWHEDRTDRNEFTVVDQLRVRSRSGEESILDIVLFVNGIPLVAVECKSPDLADPIRDAVLDLRHYAGDPLPDDEREATDPALPAGIPELFRTVQLLVAATAETAYLGTVTSTSEHFHPWRSIEPESKATLTAELADGKLNERHMLVGVVLRPAALLRVVRHYVIPLPVQTESGGSRTVKAVARHQQYRAAEKAVRKLLTGRTRGGPVLEDERGGLIWHTQGSGKSLTMTFLVRRMHLHHRLSQFMVVVVTDRTQLQEQLARTLRLSESEVETAKTATQMEGLLRDGGRRVVFAMIQKYGAGGFAFAAESDGDDDDRDLAAEYDDAEKDRRERRAAKLPPAPNFPECNTSPDILVLVDEAHRSHTSLLHAALRKAIPNAAKIGFTGTPIMTGKDEDTRRIFSGGPDRKFLDMYRMADAENDGVVVRIRYEGRTGEGKVFDKEGLDRNFDDLIRDRTDEQRRELLNRWPTERDVAESTPMIRAKAEDMLEHWVTTVLPGGGFKAQVAAVSRKAVVEYHHALRAARDALMVELAAFRPESVAGIPLDELPSRTRYLFQAYQFRSLLRRIDFVPVISPGKERKWRRWLYWTDPVRQAAYIERFHEAFPTPPPEPEWVATTPFHSPVQETQEPGGMGDNPWSQEGVEQPEASAAGPDPVHPESPVAFLIVKSMLLTGFDAPREQALYLDRPIRDAELLQAVARVNRPMPDKKVGYVVDYYGVFEHLSSALADYRKEDVDDTMRSMAEEIDGLEPAAKAVRRYLSAQVGVTDADLVDFAAVRSAALAFDDESNRQGFDEVLHHFLTVLERVLPHEDGLDYVGDARRWGLLQKRIRTLHRDAAGGSFTMRTYGRKVRALIAEHLEGPEIDQVIAPVSLASPLFDEKVRTMPPREAAAEMGHALRFHLEERVKREDPEKYVRLSERLEEILREMPGRFEEQIEAFGPLFEQARQEEGEDPRFAGLSPLEQRLYRLLDREAGENPDIDTSAADLRSVVGTVCDTAAHTMAKAAYQGQHQDLALLADKIRMDLVKGRLRPTGTEWTALRDLAERLAAYAAQNRTSFLARLRGE, from the coding sequence ATGGCGGCGATGCAGGTCGAGCGGGACGAGGTGGAGCGGCCGACCGTCGCGCAGCTCCGGGCGATGGGCTGGACGCACGTCCCAGGCAAGGACGTCGGCATCCTCGAAGCCGATGCCCCGTTCCTCGTCGACACGCTCACCAAGGCGCTGCGCCGCATCAACCTCCGCGCCGCCGACGGCAAGCCGTGGATGGACGAGACGGACGTCAAGCGCTCCCTCACCGAGCTCGCGTCCGTCTCCCTCGGCGCCGGTACAGACAAGGCCAACTTCGCCGCCACCGACCTCCTCCTCAGCGGCCTGCTTCTCACCGGCCCGTCCGCCGCGCACGGCGGACCCTCCGCCACCGTCCAGTACATCGAGTGGCACGAGGACCGCACCGACCGGAACGAGTTCACCGTCGTCGACCAGCTCCGTGTACGGAGCCGGTCCGGTGAGGAATCGATCCTCGACATCGTCCTCTTCGTGAACGGCATTCCGCTCGTCGCCGTCGAGTGCAAGAGCCCCGACCTCGCCGACCCGATCCGCGATGCCGTCCTCGACCTGCGGCACTACGCGGGAGACCCGCTGCCCGACGACGAGCGGGAAGCCACGGACCCGGCGCTGCCCGCCGGGATTCCGGAGCTTTTCCGTACCGTCCAGCTGCTCGTCGCGGCCACGGCCGAGACCGCGTACCTCGGCACGGTCACGTCCACCTCGGAGCACTTCCACCCCTGGCGGAGCATCGAGCCGGAGAGCAAGGCGACTCTCACCGCCGAACTGGCCGACGGCAAGCTCAACGAGCGGCACATGCTGGTGGGTGTCGTCCTGCGTCCGGCCGCGTTGCTCAGGGTCGTGCGCCACTACGTCATCCCCCTGCCCGTCCAGACCGAGTCGGGCGGCAGCCGTACCGTCAAGGCTGTTGCACGGCACCAGCAGTACCGAGCCGCCGAGAAGGCGGTCCGCAAGCTTCTCACCGGCAGGACGCGCGGAGGACCGGTCCTTGAGGACGAGCGCGGCGGTCTCATCTGGCATACCCAGGGCTCCGGCAAGAGCCTCACCATGACGTTCCTCGTCCGCCGGATGCATCTGCACCACCGACTCAGCCAGTTCATGGTGGTCGTCGTCACCGACCGGACTCAGCTGCAGGAGCAGCTGGCCCGAACGCTCAGGCTGAGCGAGTCCGAGGTGGAGACCGCGAAGACCGCGACCCAGATGGAAGGGCTGCTGCGGGACGGCGGCCGGCGGGTCGTGTTCGCGATGATCCAGAAGTACGGCGCCGGCGGATTCGCCTTCGCCGCAGAGTCCGACGGCGATGACGACGACCGGGACCTGGCGGCCGAGTACGACGATGCCGAGAAGGACCGGCGTGAGCGGCGGGCGGCGAAGCTGCCGCCGGCGCCGAACTTCCCCGAGTGCAACACCTCCCCGGACATCCTCGTCCTCGTCGACGAGGCGCACCGGTCGCACACGAGTCTGTTGCACGCCGCCCTGCGCAAGGCGATCCCCAACGCGGCGAAGATCGGCTTCACCGGTACTCCGATCATGACGGGCAAGGACGAGGACACCCGCCGGATCTTCAGCGGTGGACCGGACCGGAAGTTCCTGGACATGTACCGGATGGCGGATGCCGAAAACGACGGCGTCGTCGTGCGCATCCGCTACGAGGGCCGTACCGGCGAAGGGAAGGTGTTCGACAAGGAGGGCCTGGACCGGAACTTCGATGACCTCATCCGTGACCGCACCGACGAGCAGCGGCGCGAGCTGCTGAACCGCTGGCCCACCGAGCGGGACGTCGCCGAGTCGACGCCGATGATCCGGGCCAAGGCCGAGGACATGCTGGAGCACTGGGTGACGACGGTGCTGCCCGGCGGAGGGTTCAAGGCGCAGGTCGCCGCGGTGAGCCGCAAGGCGGTCGTCGAGTACCACCACGCGCTGCGTGCCGCGCGGGACGCGCTGATGGTGGAGCTCGCCGCGTTCCGGCCGGAGTCGGTCGCCGGAATCCCGCTCGACGAGCTGCCCTCGCGCACGCGCTATCTGTTCCAGGCGTACCAGTTCCGTTCGTTGCTGCGCCGGATCGACTTCGTGCCCGTCATCTCGCCCGGCAAGGAGCGCAAGTGGCGCCGGTGGCTGTACTGGACGGACCCGGTGCGGCAGGCGGCGTACATCGAGCGCTTCCACGAAGCGTTTCCAACCCCGCCGCCGGAGCCCGAATGGGTCGCCACCACTCCGTTCCACTCCCCGGTGCAGGAGACGCAGGAGCCGGGCGGCATGGGGGACAACCCGTGGTCACAGGAAGGAGTGGAGCAGCCCGAGGCATCGGCCGCCGGCCCCGATCCGGTGCACCCCGAGAGCCCCGTGGCCTTCCTGATCGTCAAGTCCATGCTGCTCACGGGTTTCGACGCGCCGCGTGAACAGGCGCTGTATCTGGACCGCCCGATCCGGGATGCCGAACTGCTCCAGGCCGTGGCCCGGGTGAACCGCCCGATGCCTGACAAGAAGGTCGGGTACGTCGTTGACTACTACGGCGTCTTCGAGCACCTGAGCAGTGCACTCGCCGACTACCGGAAGGAGGACGTCGACGACACGATGCGCAGCATGGCCGAGGAGATCGACGGTCTGGAGCCGGCGGCCAAGGCGGTGCGCCGATACCTCAGCGCTCAGGTCGGCGTCACCGACGCAGACCTCGTTGACTTCGCCGCCGTGCGCTCCGCCGCTCTCGCCTTCGACGACGAATCGAACCGCCAGGGCTTCGACGAGGTGCTGCACCACTTCCTCACCGTCCTGGAGCGAGTACTGCCACACGAGGACGGCCTGGACTATGTGGGCGACGCACGTCGCTGGGGCCTGCTGCAGAAGCGCATCCGTACCCTCCACCGTGACGCGGCAGGCGGGTCGTTCACGATGCGCACGTACGGGCGCAAGGTGCGCGCGCTGATCGCCGAGCATCTGGAGGGCCCCGAGATCGACCAGGTGATCGCACCGGTGTCATTGGCGTCGCCGCTGTTCGACGAGAAGGTACGCACCATGCCCCCGCGTGAGGCGGCTGCCGAGATGGGGCACGCCCTCCGCTTCCACCTGGAGGAGCGGGTCAAGCGGGAGGACCCGGAGAAGTACGTCCGGCTCTCGGAGCGGCTGGAGGAGATCCTGCGGGAGATGCCCGGGCGGTTCGAGGAGCAGATCGAGGCCTTCGGGCCGCTCTTCGAGCAGGCCCGGCAGGAGGAAGGGGAGGATCCCAGGTTTGCGGGACTCTCCCCGCTGGAGCAGCGGCTGTACCGGCTGCTGGACAGGGAGGCGGGGGAGAACCCGGACATCGACACGAGTGCGGCGGACCTGCGGTCGGTGGTCGGGACGGTGTGTGACACGGCGGCCCACACCATGGCCAAGGCCGCGTACCAGGGCCAGCACCAGGACCTCGCCCTCCTCGCTGACAAGATCAGGATGGATCTGGTCAAGGGGCGGCTGCGGCCGACGGGCACGGAATGGACGGCACTTCGCGATCTCGCGGAACGGCTCGCCGCCTACGCCGCGCAGAACCGAACGTCGTTCCTGGCCAGGCTGAGGGGAGAATAG
- a CDS encoding helix-turn-helix domain-containing protein, translating to MTNTYGEWLKAQREATGLTQQELADAAIMTRSHIAHIEAGRRIPSKEDARRLDRALDTGDVLSSFLPQEEAAVADYFEAARQLEQQATVIQEFALSLVPGILQTEGYARAVLRPGATPRGEEECDRLLVTRLERGNVLSDPVTPLVCVLLDEAVLRRHVGSPKVMAEQLTHIVRLAESERIRVHVLPFGVGYHQLLQGMLSLMMFDDQPPVAYGEGVLMGRLHDSPALVETLQRTYTLALGDALPRKESVTLLRATAKEYGQHD from the coding sequence ATGACCAACACCTACGGGGAGTGGCTGAAGGCCCAACGCGAAGCCACCGGCCTCACACAGCAGGAGCTGGCGGATGCCGCGATCATGACCCGCTCGCACATCGCCCACATCGAGGCGGGCCGCCGCATCCCGTCGAAGGAGGACGCGAGGCGGCTGGACCGGGCACTGGACACGGGGGATGTGCTGAGCAGCTTCCTGCCGCAGGAGGAGGCGGCGGTTGCGGACTACTTCGAAGCGGCCAGACAGCTGGAACAACAGGCAACGGTGATCCAGGAGTTCGCACTCTCACTCGTGCCGGGCATCCTCCAGACGGAGGGGTACGCGCGTGCGGTTCTGCGGCCAGGTGCCACGCCTCGGGGCGAAGAGGAATGTGACAGGCTCCTTGTCACGCGACTGGAGCGAGGAAACGTCCTCTCCGACCCGGTTACGCCGCTAGTCTGCGTCCTTCTGGACGAGGCTGTACTGCGCCGCCACGTCGGAAGCCCCAAGGTCATGGCGGAGCAACTGACCCACATCGTCCGCTTGGCGGAGAGCGAGCGCATTCGCGTACACGTCCTTCCCTTCGGAGTGGGCTACCACCAACTGCTCCAGGGGATGCTGTCACTGATGATGTTCGACGACCAGCCCCCGGTCGCTTACGGCGAGGGTGTCCTCATGGGCAGGTTGCACGACTCCCCCGCCCTGGTTGAGACGTTGCAGCGCACCTACACTCTCGCCTTGGGCGACGCGCTCCCCCGCAAGGAATCGGTCACCCTACTGAGAGCGACGGCAAAGGAATACGGGCAACATGACTGA
- a CDS encoding DUF397 domain-containing protein codes for MTDRIIPNAAALSGWRKSSYSSGDGGSCVEVLDGYPSGVPIRDSKDPHGPALVYRCAAWDSFVEALKKNCV; via the coding sequence ATGACTGACCGCATCATCCCGAACGCGGCTGCGTTGAGCGGTTGGCGCAAGTCGTCCTACAGCAGCGGTGACGGCGGAAGCTGCGTCGAGGTCCTGGACGGCTACCCGTCAGGCGTCCCGATCCGCGACTCCAAGGACCCGCACGGACCTGCACTGGTCTACCGGTGCGCGGCCTGGGACAGCTTCGTGGAGGCCCTGAAGAAAAACTGCGTCTGA
- a CDS encoding restriction endonuclease subunit S: MSADAEIRWIPVREVGDVRMGKQLSPASREAVGQHPYLRVANVYEGQIDLSDVKTMGFSAAEREVYGLRPGDVLLNEGQENLRMVGRSAIYKGAPGAYCFQNTLIRFRPGGEVISGYAQAVFVRWRAQGVFASIAEKTSISHLGGNRFGALLFPLRPLNEQQRIVDMIDAVSTQECAIERSLAKLEQLKMGIAASQLASIELGRFEDVIERGPQNGIYKSASAYGVEGTPIVRIDSFRGGPSDFTRNLLRVSATETEVSRYGLTVGDIVINRVNTPELVGKSTAVRELAEPTVFESNMMRCKIRADRAVPAFVEMWLGDVQSKKHFRVRAKSAISQASINGEDVRNCPFPRLAVREQLAILERLAAVTAQQRLDEVELAKLRDFKGGMVSDLLGGSA, from the coding sequence ATGTCGGCTGACGCTGAGATCCGGTGGATTCCGGTCCGTGAGGTCGGCGACGTGCGCATGGGTAAGCAATTGTCGCCTGCGAGTCGAGAGGCTGTGGGACAGCACCCTTATCTGAGAGTCGCCAACGTCTACGAAGGGCAGATCGATCTTTCCGACGTTAAGACGATGGGATTCTCGGCCGCAGAGCGTGAAGTGTATGGGCTGCGCCCGGGAGATGTCCTCCTGAACGAGGGCCAGGAGAATCTTCGAATGGTGGGAAGGAGTGCCATCTATAAGGGCGCTCCAGGAGCCTACTGTTTCCAGAACACGCTGATCAGATTTCGCCCGGGAGGTGAGGTTATTTCGGGATACGCGCAAGCAGTCTTCGTGAGATGGCGAGCTCAAGGGGTTTTCGCTAGCATCGCTGAGAAGACGAGCATCTCGCATCTCGGTGGAAACCGATTCGGTGCGTTGCTGTTTCCGCTTAGGCCACTGAATGAGCAGCAGCGGATTGTCGATATGATTGATGCTGTGTCGACGCAGGAGTGTGCCATCGAGAGGTCTCTTGCCAAGCTAGAGCAGCTCAAGATGGGGATTGCTGCTTCGCAACTCGCCAGTATCGAGCTTGGTCGGTTTGAGGACGTCATTGAGCGCGGTCCCCAGAACGGGATTTACAAGTCAGCATCCGCCTACGGAGTCGAGGGTACCCCTATTGTTCGTATCGATAGCTTCAGAGGGGGGCCATCGGATTTCACAAGGAATCTGCTTCGTGTCTCGGCTACGGAAACAGAGGTCAGCCGTTACGGGCTCACGGTCGGCGACATTGTCATCAATCGCGTGAACACCCCCGAGCTAGTCGGGAAATCGACGGCAGTCCGTGAACTGGCTGAGCCTACCGTGTTTGAGTCGAACATGATGCGATGCAAGATTCGAGCTGACCGGGCGGTTCCCGCCTTTGTTGAAATGTGGCTGGGTGACGTGCAGTCAAAGAAGCACTTTCGAGTGCGCGCGAAGAGCGCCATTTCTCAGGCCAGCATCAATGGGGAGGACGTTCGCAACTGTCCATTCCCTCGGCTTGCAGTTAGGGAGCAGCTGGCCATCCTTGAGCGGTTGGCGGCGGTCACTGCACAGCAGCGCCTTGACGAAGTAGAGCTCGCGAAGCTGAGGGACTTCAAGGGAGGCATGGTGAGCGACCTGCTGGGCGGCAGCGCCTGA
- a CDS encoding RloB family protein, which translates to MARTRGKDSLGHAKKGERRRKVVHVFTEGRVTEPEYIKIVRERAGVNGVEVRIANQSAPGSQRKPIKLVEAAVRLMREETRAAKRSGLEEKYWPTVWCLFDRDQHDQVDAALKDAREGGVEVAFSHPCFEVWRLLHHKPVTGTFGRNCDMAADRLPFAGSAANIKTVLPEQIPRGSFAQAKKWAQKMNEAHAEHVPKSLRDPYTDVFEFVEKGLGITAY; encoded by the coding sequence ATGGCGCGCACGAGGGGGAAGGACTCGCTGGGCCATGCGAAGAAGGGCGAGCGGCGTCGGAAGGTCGTGCACGTCTTCACCGAGGGCAGGGTGACCGAACCCGAGTACATCAAGATCGTCCGGGAGCGGGCGGGTGTGAACGGCGTTGAGGTCCGCATCGCCAACCAGTCGGCCCCCGGCTCGCAGCGCAAGCCGATCAAGCTCGTCGAGGCGGCGGTCCGGCTGATGCGCGAGGAGACGCGCGCAGCCAAGCGCAGTGGCCTGGAGGAGAAGTACTGGCCGACGGTCTGGTGCTTGTTCGACCGCGATCAGCATGATCAGGTCGATGCGGCACTCAAGGACGCCCGGGAGGGCGGCGTCGAGGTCGCTTTCTCGCACCCGTGCTTCGAGGTCTGGCGATTGCTCCACCACAAGCCGGTGACCGGCACCTTCGGTCGCAATTGCGACATGGCCGCGGACCGGCTGCCCTTCGCGGGCAGCGCGGCAAACATCAAGACGGTGCTGCCGGAGCAGATCCCGAGAGGCAGCTTCGCGCAGGCGAAGAAGTGGGCCCAGAAGATGAACGAGGCGCATGCGGAGCATGTGCCGAAGAGCCTGCGCGATCCGTACACGGATGTCTTCGAGTTCGTCGAGAAGGGACTCGGGATCACCGCGTACTGA